In Drosophila subpulchrella strain 33 F10 #4 breed RU33 chromosome X, RU_Dsub_v1.1 Primary Assembly, whole genome shotgun sequence, the DNA window TTCCGAAGTTCGCCAGACGTAACGATCTTAACTCAAACTTTATTACTCATCGCTCAAGTGCAGTGCACCCCTTGCAGTGCCCCTGGTTAATTAAGTGTCGTTGTTCAGGAAATGAATTTTAGCAACCAAATGCGATAAGTCACATGTTTGTTAGCtggtttctttttttgttatgtactgttttgtttttttttgtttttctctgttattgttattatgGCTTTGCACTGGCATTAAGTTAATTGTTTTATGATTTTAACGACGttcgcacacacacaaactAAAGGATTTTATTGGATCCTAATGACATTTCCGTAGGGCATAGACATTCAAACACCTCCATCATTGGATCCCAACTGTCGGGCAGGCTAACGTTTTATAGAGCAACTGGCCCGGGTTTTTTGTGTTGATTTGCCACAAAATACGACATGGTttaaagcaaacaaacaacTGTTTTTCTATTAGCAATCTTCATTCGCGAGCAATGAATACAATGTGGCGAAAACAGGCAAACACATagtgaaaaattaaaaataaaaagaatacATCTGGTTGCGCAAAAGTATCACATGATTTACATTATTCACAAATTCTGGAGAATAGCGGGACGAACATTACCCAGATTGTTGTGTTTAGATCGCATATAATATAACTCTATTGTTTCGACCCCTTTGCCATCGAGTGCGTCACTCCTGCGGTTGTTCTCGATACTTGTTTGCACTCTATTTTACGCAATTGAACGATGGACGACTGTTGCTAATTAAACAACAACTGACAGCGAATtcaaataaatgtatattcGTATTTACATATGGATACGCATTTATTTGCACAAGTGCATCAACTGACAGCGTAAACAATTAGCGAGCaacgaaaaaataaaaccaccAAAAAAGGATTAAGCCATTGACACACACGTGCTCTTGCCATTTAAAGCGTTAAAAGTGGGCGACAATCAAGGGGGGGAGGGGTTGTGGCAAGGGGTGTGgtattataaaatgtttgctaatttgtttaataaaaacatCATTCACGTCTGTAGAAAGATACACATTCCAGGGATACGTATGCATCTACGCAAAATGttcaaacaaaataaaaacagaagTCGCACAAAAAACACTCTGATGAAGCTTAACCTTGggttaaaacaaatattacaaaaattgtGTTATTACAAGTTTGTTTATTTGCAGAACACAAAAAAACAACCCACTTTgaaaaatatctaaaaataaaaagtataaacCCATTTTATATTAATCTTTAAGGAACTATTTTAACCTTTGGTTAAGAAATTTTAATTCCTTGCTTATCTAAACCCTTGAACACTTAACGCTTAAATGaagttaataaatatttgtttatttgagGAACATTACAAAGAAAACCATTTCGAAAAGTTATAAACCCATTTTATTTAAACCTTTAAATAACTCTTCTAACCTTCCGTTAAGGGATATCAATTCCTTGCCTATCTAAACCTTTGGTTACAAGGAATCCAAATGGCAAGACTGAATCATTTAATAGTGGTTCAGgtatttgttaaatatttatcatACCCTACCTATTTTTATGATTGCAAACTATCGTCAGGCAATCAATTaggaaattaatatttttactgACGTGTACGGGTCTCGTCTTTCACATTCCTCGCCAGACGGAATTCTTCGCTTTGGTTCCCATATGCATAATACACGCCACCGGCCGGGCCCCCGAGAGCTTCCCGGAATCCGGCGGAACCCCTTGTAATACCCCCTTGATATCCCCACAATCCCCATAATCCCCCTCGTAATCCCCAACGCCGCGACTGTCATGGCCAAAGTGAATTTATTACGTCGCAATTCAGTGCGACGACGACCGTTTTATGAGTCGTATACGTAATCTGTCCGttatcttattatttttcctTTGCACTTTGCTTTTAGAAGGtatttcttcttcttttttctctttttttttctcatcTAGCTTAAAGAACCCGAGATGCATGCTAAGCATTAATTTCATCTCATTCTTAAGTAATCCAATTCATTCAAAAATGTGATGATGGGTGGCGAAGAATGAGAATTTGCAACTTGTTTGGGCTTCGATTTTGTTTGAACttgcatatatgtatgtgGATATATCTGCAATTGCACATCGTTCTCGCCCATTGAATTTTTCCCGCTCTCACCGAGTGGGAAATGGGTTTGTTTTCTATTTCACTTGCCGTCGACCCTGAAAAAACATGGCAAAGGCATCTCAGTTGCTGTGTGTATGTTTTGTTTTGCATTTTCTATTGCTTCTTTCCGCATTCGATTCGAAATTCTGACTGTACACACGGAAAAAGCAATGTTTGCTAAACAATATTCATATTACATATGTAGATATATCTGAAAGATAAACTAATGTGTAATATTTTTCTATCTATATTATAGgtacatttataaaaaatagtcCAATAACATATCTACACATACCggatgaaataaataaatgtgtaATATTTTTCTGTCAATATTATAGGTATATTAAGATTATTTATCTATTACCAAAGAAAGTTGTAAATATGTTTGAATAAAGAATTTTATTAAGTTTTAACTAATGCAAgcaactaaattgcaaacaAACCAATCTATATATAGTCCTATCAAgacttttttatttagtttattttggTATAGCTTGATGATCTTCTTTACTTCTACTTAAAAATAACCCTCTAAAATAAGTTCCTAACTTGATGTGCAGTTATCAAAACCAAATTCTTTAAGGGTTTATTTTCGGTGTATAGAAGGCGGATGTTCAGATTCGCTTGGTTTCCGTTTGGGGATCATGTTCATGAGCCTTATGACTGGTGATTGACTGGTGATTTGGCGACGCCATTTGAAGACCCttgaaaatgtcaaaaaaaaaaagaaacgaaacaaaattaaggcacattgcgtatacgcagtgTAGTGCGCATTGGAAAAACCTTTAATTGGCCAAATTTCGGGCAAAATTTCACACGAAACCGAGAACAATAGATAAAGAGTTGTAATCAGTctaatttttttgtgtttttctttttctgttGACCATATGCCGCGTCTTATGAACTGGGCTTATCAGTCAGCCGCTCAGTTATGCGACTTCCCAACTGTCTTTTTATGGTTTTGTAATGTGTACTGCCAGAAAGGCCACGAAAACGGAGTGACTCATACCCCCGGGTCTTAGCCAACTTTGCGTAGTTTAAAATCTAACAAACACACCAACAAAATGGTATCATTTTGTATTGGCTTCGCTTACTGTTTTCATAAATGACAtggcagaaaaaaaaacgcaAGAAATCCGAATGAAAATTCAAAAGTGAAAATCATTGTGTGGCTACCCTTCGTCAGTTTCGATTGCGATGGTCAGGATCTGAAATCAGGCATCAGAAAGTCGAACAGCGATTCTCTCAGCGGACATATAATTATATATGCATTTACAAATGGGGTCTATGAGGGCGGTGACGTTAGAATTAAGGCGAACGTGCTAAGCTCAAAATGTACACATTAATTAACAGTCCCAAAAGCTAACAAACAAAAAGGGGGAAAAAGATCAAAAATCGTGAGAGCAATTTATTTTATGCATAATTtccaatttaaatttagaattcTAATGTTATTTGGCagcgaaaacaaaaaataatgacataaatgtacaattttaaataatattaggAAGAACCTGAATAAttataatacaaatataataatattataatagaaaaagtttttaaagtcCCAAGATAAAGAAAACTAGTAGACTTGTAAAGGGAAAAATTCCTAACGATAATAACGATATAACGCCGTTTTAAAGGCGACGGTGACTTGCCCTCTagtaattaataataatatagtATAATTATGgcttaataatataatataataattataatacaaatataacaatattataatagaaaaaaaaggttttaaagTAATCTAGCTAAAGCCCAAAGATAAGAAAAAATTGTAGACTTGTAATAGGGAAAAATTCCTAACGATAATAAAGATATAACGACGTTATAAAGGCGGTGGTGAGTACCCTTCTAGTAATTTGCCTAATCCCAAGTGAAAGATAAAGGCTGGGTTCCCGCATCGAACTGCAATTACCAAAGGAGGGGCAATTATGGCCTCTTATCTAACCCCTATATAACCCTATACCATATACGagtatgtacaatgtacatatgtgaGTACATGGGCTTGCTTGTGCAACTGAGACTTATCTAAGCGCATTTGCATCGTCGCAGTAAGTCAGGCAGCAAATCAACCACCCACCCTATCTTCTCCGAACTTTTCCGAGCCAAGGAACCAAGGAACCACGGAACCCAGAAAAAAGATACCCATTGATAGACCCACACAAGTGCCCACTCGAGAGCACCCCTAGCCGAATCTTTTTTTTCGCGTCGAACTTGTTGATTTGTTTTCGAGTTCACATTCAATTGGTTGCCAGCTGTGATAGGAGATTCCAAAAGTGCAGGCTTTAAGACGATAAGTATTTAGTTTTGGAGGCAGGAAAATAGTCATACAATCATACAATCGTTCATAAATAAACCACAGTCGAGTGAGTCCATACGATTGATAGAAAGATTAATTAGCTTgttataataaaatcaaaaataatgatAACGCTGCCAGATAGGAAATTCCAGAAGAGCTGGGTTTAAGATGATAAGTTTTGAATCAGGCAATCgatataaataaaacacattCGAGCAAACGAAATGTGGAAAGGTATATGTTTATAAGGCCTGTCCCTGAATTCTGAAGGCCGAAAGCGGATATCAAGTTTACAATATCAAATTATCTTCGGTGTAATTGACCGCCAATAAAATAGACTGATAGATCGTATTACCCAAGTTATTACAAAGTCTAAATGTTATGACGACAAAGTTGGTAAATACTGGGCGAAACTGGTACTAAGAAAGTGGATAGCTGTTCGTTGTTTGGGATATCAGGTTTATTCGAGATTAAGCTTTATAAATTCTTGTAGTTTATTTGGAACGATTCGATATTATAAATGCTCCCCAATACTTGCGGTTTGGGTTCTTGGGAATGCAACAATGGCATGGCACCTGCGACGGGACCAGAGTTTCCAACGATACTACCTGGAATTGTATCTACTCCGATTTCACAGAGCCTTCGAAGTTCGAACATTGAATCATGTACGAATTTAGAAGCTCAACCGAAACGAAAACGATGATATACTAGGGGCAATTGATTGAAATCTATGCGTTTCCTCTCCGTCCCATTGAATATTATAAAGTTGGCGAAACTTGATTGGCAGTTATTTACAATTCAAATGTGTCGGCTGGAGTATTTTGTGGACAAAATAGCGCCCCCTTCCCCGCCGCAATCTTTATTGGGGCGGTGGTAAATCAAACCAACAAAGCCCCCGAAATCTATAAATATGTATCAaacttaatatatataataaaccCTTCCCACCAGATTACCAGATTCGACAAAATGTATTCCTTTCCACCCTGCCTGTCGAGTAAttctaaatataataaataactgctcaaataattataatagcACTCGATCGTTTCGAGTGCCGTCCCCATGTTCCATGGATCATTTATGGCCCGATCGTCCAGATATGGACTCCTGCCCCCATATTCCTTGGTCTTCCGTTCCGTTCTGGCGGATGGCTTCCCATTGGGCCCAGTAAGCCCATCACTCGGAATTCGGATTCTTCGGTTCGTCGTCAAGTCAACCGATCCGATCGACATCGGCAGCGTAGCGCTCCATAAAAAGCCGGAGTCTGGCCGCGTATATATTTAGTCGCTGTTTGGCCGTGGATCGACCAAAACCTTCTGGCATTTCGAAACTAAGAAACGGATATTCCAATTGTAAATCGCAAGTGTAAATAACCAGCGAGCGAGATCTATATTCAGAAAAAAGGTATCCCTGACGAAAGTGATCTTCAGTGAacgaacttttttttgagtgaaAAGTATTGTATTAAAGTTTCggtgaaatattattttgaaaatccTTATGATGAATATTAGTTTTCTTTAAAGAGTTCCAAGTATAGatccatatttattttatgtttacTACTAAAAGTATTTTAGAGTTCTTATAgatatttgaatttaaaataaatgagaCTAGTAAGGGATGGATTCAGAATTATGGAATAAATTTAAGAAGAAGAATAATggaattatttgtaaaggattaaagtttaaatataatacaaattgttagaagttttttttttcatcaacAATGCTTAGTTAAAAATttcttaatataatataaataaataaaacaatagtAAGTGCAATATAAAGATGATCATAGAATGTCTTTAACCAGGTCTAAAGATCCTcaaaaaatttatttgaaacaaaaaaatctttCAATGCCTAATATTTAATtgagataaatttaaaatatttaaagttctAAGACTATCACACAAAATATTTTCGTTTTATGTTCTtttacttaacatttttttatttaaaagtgaTTTCTGTAATAAGGTTCTGATAGATACTAAAGTGGTTCGGCTTCTTTGGATTCGTTTCAATATTGGTAGAGATCTGTTTTAACATAATAGGATTAGATTTCCAATGGTATTCAACAGTTGGCAGCTGAAACATTGCACAATCGTGTCAAGAACTCGAAACTGTCGCTCCGAATTCCGTTGTAATTGTATTTTTGGCCACGATCGGGTTTGTTATTATAGGCATTATAAGTATAGGTAGCACGCTCCACTGGTCGCTAGTTGGTCAGATTTTCTGACATTGATTTTGGGGGGAAGCTGGTGGGGATCGGATGTCGGATGGGGTGAACTGAAGTCAAGTGAAGTGGACTGGAGTGGAGTGTTTTATTTTCTGTTGGTTATTTACTTTGAGTGCTGTGGTGCCGGTTGTAAATCTGCGATCTGAAATTTTTGATTCCCGCGTATGATTCAATCAGTTGGAGTGGCGCACGGCAACTTGTCGGCTGtctaaatatacatatactatatattttccaaatgtatatatgtacaGGCGGTTGTGGAATTATACCCAAAGGCTGCCACTACCCCCTTATCAATTATTTGATTAATATTTGGTCGTCGCACCTTATCAATTAATTGAGTCAAATGTTGTAAATTGTGCGAGTGTCAAGACCAAGgagcaaacaacaaaataatgcACTTGGCTTTGGCACACGAATGCACTTGTGTCCAAAAAAGATATTACGTAGATAAAGTAATTGATTTCGGGGGAATTGGATGTGAAATTTGAACGGCATTCGGAGGGCATTGACTGACGGTCGGCGAAGACGGGGTATTAAGAATTAAGCGTGCttgcactgagagaaataCTTACAAGGTAATACAAAAATTCGAGTAAATAGTATGAAATATATTTCGGTACTTACAAATGCTGCCTCACCGTTTACAAGcaatattatatttcttataaatataatataataatatataatataataataatttttatttatatttttaaaaactctaaTTAGAGTCGTAAGTTAAATACTTAATGGTTCGACTTAAAAAAGTAAGACTGTAATTCATGTTATTATTTAATGTTGATTAGATTTCAAATCATATTGATaagaaaaatcaaaacaatcGTGTCTGATATTGCTAAGCTTCCTTattcattgttttttttttctccgtGTGTGGCCCAGTCATTTATTGTTTATGCAATTGCATTGAAAATGCAAATTACAAATTGCAATTGCATCGATTGCAGTTTTCTATGTTTCGAATGCGATTGCACAATGTGCGAGTTGGAATGGAAATGAAAAGTTGAGTAGGGAGGAGTGGAGAAGTGATGGTGGGGCTGGTATTCCGGGTGATAATGGCGCAGTAGTCGTAGTAGTCTGTACCAGACGTCACACCGGATCGGTTTGGATCGGAATCGGTCAGGTCGAGGCagcaaaaacacaaaaacaacCAAAATTTAAAGGTCCTATCTACTATTTACCCCCCTAAAGAGCTTAAAAACCCTTAAGTAATCCACATATTCCCTTTCGTATCTTTGCAGCAATGGGTCTACTGAGCGAGGGCAGTCCACTCTCCTGGGAGGAGACCAAGGCACTGGCGGATCACGTCCGTGAGCATGGTGTCAACCAGTTTATCAACCTGTATCACAGACTCAAGGATCGGCAGGGCGACATTCTGAAGTGGGGCGACGAGGTGGAGTACATCATTGTGAAGTTCGATGATGAGCAGCAGGTTGCCCGGGTGGCCCTGCGTGCCCAGGAATTGCTGGCCGAGCTGAATGAGAAGGAACTGGCCGATCCCAAGGGCGTCAAGTCGTTGTGGCGTCCCGAATACGGAGCCTACATGATTGAGGGCACACCGGGCAAACCCTTTGGCGGTCTGATGGCCCACTTCAATCTGGTGGAGGCCAATATGCGCTATCGTCGCGAGGAGGTCACCGAACTGCTGGCCAAGGATGAGTGCGTCATGTCCATCACAAATTTCCCGCGCCTGGGCGCCCCAAATTTCACCTATCCACTGGCCCAGCCACGTCCCGAGGATCCACTTAGTTCGGCCCGCTCGCTCTACTTTCCGGACGAGGCCATCTTTCCGGGTCATCCGCGCTTCAAGACCCTCACCCGTAACATTCGCAAGCGACGCGGCGAGAAGGTGTCCATCAAGCTGAAGGGTGAGGATTTCTATAGTTTAAATTCGATACCTGTAAACGATGCAGCAGCTGAATTCGTTTAGGGACCGCTGCATCGTTTACAACCAGCTTTGAAAAAGCAACTAAGAAGCTAACTAATCGAATCTTTACCCCTGCAGTTTTCAAGGACACGAAGACCAAGCTGCCGGTGGAGGGTGCTCCGCCTGGTGAGCCGGATGTGGTCCTCCTGGACGCCATGGGCTTCGGCATGGGCTGCTGCTGCCTGCAGCTGACCTTCCAGGCCTGCAACATCACAGAGGCGCGACGTCTCTACGATCAGCTGGCTCCCCTGTGCCCCATCATGTTGGCACTAACGGCCGCTTCGCCCATTTACCGGGGCTACCTCACCGAGTCGGATTGCCGCTGGAATGTGATCAGCTCATCGGTGGATTGCCGCACAGAAGAGGAACGCGGCCTGGTGCCGTTGGATAAACAAAAGTTCCGGATTGCCAAGTCGCGATACGATTCCATCGACTCCTATTTGTCGCCCGAGGGAGCCAAATACAACGATGTGCCGCTCACCTACGATGAGACTGTGTATCAGCGTCTAATTGAGGGCGGTATCGATCATCTGCTGGCCCAGCATGTGGCTCATTTGTTCATCCGTGACACGGTGTCCCTATTCAGCGAGAAGGTGCACCAGAACGACAACGAGGATACCGATCATTTCGAGAACATCCAGTCGACCAACTGGCAGACCATGCGCTTCAAGCCGCCGCCACCGAATAGCTCGATTGGCTGGCGTGTGGAGTTCCGACCGTGCGAGGCTCAGATCAGTGACTTCGAAAATGCGGCCATCGTTTGCTTTGTGGTGCTGCTCACCCGGGTGATCCTCTCCTACCAGCTGAACTTCCTCACCCCGATCAGCAAGGTGGACGAGAATATGCAGACCGCGCAGAAGCGAGATGCCTGTCGCAAGGAGAAATTCTGGTTCCGCAAGTCCTCAAAGACCACCGAGCAAAGGGCGGCCAAGGCGCAGGCTCAGGCTCAAGCTCAGGCTCAGGCCCAGACAAATGGCAAGGCCACCTTGAATGGCAATGGACTGGCCAATGGAAATGGCAGCGAGAATGGCGAccaggaggagcagcagcctCTGACCAACGGTACGGCCAAGATGAACGGACATGGCAACACCAATGGCACCACAAACGGCAGCACCAatggatgcaccaacggatcCACCAATGGCTCCACCAATGGCGCAGATAGCGATCACACCGACACCGATGACGAGGAGAACGAGCTGTTCCAGCTGCTGTCCATCAATGAGATTTTCAATGGCAA includes these proteins:
- the LOC119556263 gene encoding glutamate--cysteine ligase — protein: MGLLSEGSPLSWEETKALADHVREHGVNQFINLYHRLKDRQGDILKWGDEVEYIIVKFDDEQQVARVALRAQELLAELNEKELADPKGVKSLWRPEYGAYMIEGTPGKPFGGLMAHFNLVEANMRYRREEVTELLAKDECVMSITNFPRLGAPNFTYPLAQPRPEDPLSSARSLYFPDEAIFPGHPRFKTLTRNIRKRRGEKVSIKLKVFKDTKTKLPVEGAPPGEPDVVLLDAMGFGMGCCCLQLTFQACNITEARRLYDQLAPLCPIMLALTAASPIYRGYLTESDCRWNVISSSVDCRTEEERGLVPLDKQKFRIAKSRYDSIDSYLSPEGAKYNDVPLTYDETVYQRLIEGGIDHLLAQHVAHLFIRDTVSLFSEKVHQNDNEDTDHFENIQSTNWQTMRFKPPPPNSSIGWRVEFRPCEAQISDFENAAIVCFVVLLTRVILSYQLNFLTPISKVDENMQTAQKRDACRKEKFWFRKSSKTTEQRAAKAQAQAQAQAQAQTNGKATLNGNGLANGNGSENGDQEEQQPLTNGTAKMNGHGNTNGTTNGSTNGCTNGSTNGSTNGADSDHTDTDDEENELFQLLSINEIFNGKPNVFPGLVPLIRSYLQSMEVDTDTHCTIEQYLRFIEKRAAGELITTATWMREQVLSHPDYKQDSVVSERINYDLLKRIQGIQEGKQVEPALLGQGYHSKTKTKDFIPPALQKQLAKNGCCEEK